The nucleotide sequence GAATGAAGCTGATTTCCGGTGTTCTGTGGTTAGGGCCGGAGGTTGTTATTGTGGACTCAGCGCTGAGACAAAACCAGGGGGCAAAAGCAAAGGTGTGAGACACTGATGGACAGCAGTGGAAGGCGAGGTAAGGAGCACTCACGGTACATGGGGCGGCAGGGGTCACTGCGGGTGCTGTCGCTGGACTGGTTGCTGGACACGGAGGACACGCTGCCGCTGCGGACGAACCCGAAAGCGGCCAGGCGGGCGGCAGGCAGGCGGGAGTAGCCGGGGGGGCGCAGGCCGGACTGTCCCGGTTTCGGGAGGAAGGATTTTGGGGCCAATGCAGGTGCTGGCTTCCTCTGATCTCCTGGGAAGGATAATTCAACAGATCATACACCTCATTCCTCATATGTCGAGAGTAACTAGACATACAGGAGACACTAAGAAAGTATGCTAACAAATTCTAACTCAAATTATATCTTTTGaatgaataatatattaacACTTTAACGTTAAGATACTATACAGTAAATTggcatacagtacagtaaatgaTTGTTTTGGTGTACATGTAGGAATATCAAAAgtcaacagtaaaaaaatatcaaatatgcCTCAAAGCAGCTTTTTAATAACAAAACATGATGTTCCAGAGAAAGGGTGTCACACTTTAATATTCACACATATCCACTATCAGGGTTGCTTCCTTACACTTTTTTTCCCTAGATAAACTGTAATTTATACCTTTGTGGACAGAATCCACCCTTTCTCTCAAATCCTTTTTTAGAGGTATGGAGTAATAAGTAGCGGCAGTAGTAGGTGTTAATCCATAAATCAGGATTAAAAGTACAGcatattaaaacaattaaaagaaaaactgtttggAGTTcgaaaagacaaaagaaaggaCAACATTGTGGGATATTACCCCATTTCTATTCTAAGAGCACTTAGTAATCAGTTTACAGTGCTCTGTGTGGTGCTGAAAGGACAGCTCCCTGTGTGTCAAACAGACCCATGTGAGAGCTAAAGTGCAGTGGAGAATGGGGCTTCATGCACTCATTGGCTGGATACAGTGGGTCACCGACAAATTACTGATACTTCAGATCTCCAGACTGGTGATTGTTTGCAGCAATGAAATAAACCAACTTTAATTATGCTCAGTGCTGTACATTTGCTCCCAAGTCAGCATTAATAACCTTATATTTAGTACTCAGTTACACATTTTCTTTAAGTCGGCAAATAGGCTCCTGGGGCAGTTTGGAGTCGAGAATAATCGCAGATAAGCACGTTTCTCAAATTATAACTACATAGCCCTTTACGGTCTGCTCTTGTCTAGCCACATGCTTTTTCTGGTAATTCTGTAGTCATGCAATGCTGTAGATTTGGCACTGTATATGAGACCCTAGTGTTTGAGTGATTATCCGACATGGAGGGAGGGCGAAAGGCTCAAATTAAACAGTCTCATATAAAGGCGTGTGTATTCCCAGTGCACTGGACGAAAGGCCAGAGAAAACAGATTAGATGAAGGACTACTTGCTCCTGTCCAAGCGTCAATCACAGATGGACTAGTTACTTCTGTCCATGCAAAGGAAGTGCTGTTTGTATCCTAGCACCCAGTGCCCCTCAGTAAAGACTGCATGCTCTTTGAGCTCCATTGACGACCGGGATCAGAGGGAAAGGTTCCATTGATATCACCAGGGAAAGACTACAAACAGAGCCAGCATTACTGCTACCATCACAGCGCAGGACGTTGGAAAACCTTAGCGGTTTAAAAATCTCCTTTTTGTAGGGAAAGGAAGAGGTGAACGTGTTCGACTCCGATACtgtgcattttcaaaatcaCAAGAAACAGACGAGCTCCTGCGGAATGCCCTAAAAGGGGACACAGGCTCGAACGAGGGGCTGAATTTAGGGGCCCACCGCGTACCCTTTCACGCCTGCCAAACACTCTCAGCCTGACGCATCGATCCCGGGCCACATGGGGGAATTAGCTGCCTCCTGCCGGAAGAGATAAAGGCTTCCTTCCCGCGGGCTTGGTGGGACACGGCATAATGTACTGGAACAAAAACCACTCTGGAGAGACTGATACCCGGTACCCAAAGgagtctgtttttctgtgtacgGGGCTGTCGAAAATCAGATCACACCTTTTCCTGAAACCCATGCATATATGTCGCTTCCAGACACATTTATTCAATGaagaccccccccacacccccatcccccacgcCCCCTCAACCCCACCTTCGCACCTCCCCTCCACTGTCTGAGAACTTCAGTGGAACTGCAGCCAGCTTTCATCTGGTGACATGGTTGTGATCATTAAAGATAAAtgtcttttctttccctccatctgGCTGCAGGGTGAGAGATGAGTGTCTAATAGACATTCGATTTCAGGTCGCGTGTCACAGACCTCTGCTCTCCGTGATGAAAGCACAAATTATTAATACATCTTTCAGTATTCATCTCCTCTCATTTTTGAGCAGTAGCATTTTGATTCCTGACTTGAGGGGAAGATGTTTAACATCTTATGGAGAAAATGGGGGTATAACTCCTTCTAGCAAATGGAATAGCTTAGTGATGACCACTTATGTTCATTCACCCCATATAGACATAGAACTGTCATCTAGTCTCctgatatgcatttttatttaagggtgactggttttcattttccaatCAGTTTCAGAGATGAAAACTGATTTGTTAAGGATGGAGCTAATAAAAACCAAATACTGATCTGATAATAGATGTATTACTACAATGCCTTAGTTTGATTGTTTAGCTAAAAAAATCAATCATGCAATGTGAtgtaattaattgaaataaGTGTGACCATGCACCAGTGGAAAATGAAGGCTTACTGGTGAATAACGAAGCTCAGAAACCAACCACTGCTCACATGAAACTATTGTTCCAGTACTagcattcacaaaataaaacaaccatACAAAACGTATAGTGAGTAACAACAGTCAGTAGTTTTCTGCAAAAAAGCATTCTgaaacacaaatggaaaaaagccTATGATTCAAACTGCACAGAGAGGTATGCAAATGGACAGACTTCTGCGCAAGATATAACAGACAGATTGCACTAGTCTGCTGCTGGCTCATACTGCAGCTAAGTTCTGCAGAGTAGAGTAATATCTCAGCCAAACTACAGACCTGCAGACTGGACATCAGCACCCATGCTCAGTCATGTAGCACATTAGCTATGCCACGCACTGGAGGAACCAGCACACTGTAGCTAAGCCGTATACCGGAGACCAACTCACTGTAGCTAAGTCGTATACTGGAGACCAGCACACTGTAGCTAAGCTGTATACTGGAGACCAGCTCACTGTAGCTAAGCATTATACTGAAGACCAGCTCACTGTAGCTAAGCTGCATATTGAAGACCAGCTCACTGTAGCTAAGGTGTATACTGGGGACCAGCTCACAATAGCTAAGTCGTATACTGGAGACCAGCACACTGTAGCTAAGCCGTATACTGGAGACCAGCACACTGTAGCTAAGCTGCATATTGAAGACCAGCTCACTGTAGCTAAGGTGTATACTGGGGACCAGCTCACAATAGCTAAGTCGTATACTGGAGACCAGCACACTGTAGCTAAGCCGTATACTGGAGACCAGCACACTGTAGCTAAGCTGCATATTGAAGACCAGCTCACTGTAGCTAAGCATTATACTGGAGACCAGCTCACTGTAGCTAAGGTGTATACTGGAGACCAGCTCACTGTAGCTAAACTGCATATTGAAGACCAGCTCACTGTAGCTAAGGTGTATACTGGGGACCAGCTCACAATAGCCAAGTCGTATACTGGAGACCAGTACATTCTCGCTCGCTTCCACAGCCAAGGGACAGCAGTTGGGGACAGATTGAGAGGGCAGGACTCTGCCCCCTCAGAGGGTCTGGGACTCAGATCAAACACAGTCTGTGGCACATTGAGGGCTGgcctgctttctggctgcacATTACCTCTACTGAGGGTCTCATGGCCAAATGACATCCTCTTTACCCCCACAAAGAAGAGAAAACAGCAATAACTCATTCAAACTGCAAGTAATACCAATAAGTTGGTGGTCAACATCCTGTGCATATGACTAACCAACCACTGAGAGAATGACCACATCTAGAAAAACGGGGATATTCTGCTGGAGGCAATGCACTTCATTGACTGCACAGAGAGCGCAAGCTGCCAAGTGGAAACAATGCTGCTGGTTAAGTGCTCATTGCTTCACACTTCAGAGACACAGTACAGTACTATACAGCCAGCGCCTGGAGGCAACCTACATGGTTCTTAATAGAAATGCATTAAAGGAAATTATGACTTTGGACAAGCCGTAAACAACATGGAAACTTGAGCATTTACTGCAgagataattaaaaattaaattgggggaggggggtgtagaCAGGGGTAGTCTATTCTTAGGAAGTGTCTAAATCATATCTGCCAAAACGCGGTTGACCTTTAAGTTCTTCAAGAGCTATAATTTTACTACTAAGTGTCCCCGGAAGGACCAAAAGTACAACTATAAGGGCCATGTTGATACATTTGTCTCCAGGGCCAAGGGAGGTGAATACACTAGGTCACCACCCTGCTGCTAGCCATATAAGAGGATTATCTATTTAATTAAAGATCTCTTACTGATGTGAGGATGTGCTGCTTTGTGTCAGATAAAACACAAAAGTCGCATGTCTGTGTattctgctatttttttttctcccgtaGAATCTTGAATCCTGTTTTGGGGGAAGGCAAAGCACGGTTGGAGCAGTGTTTGAAGTGTTAGCATCAGATAAGCCCAAATTAATTTCCAAACCAGAATCTTAATTAGTATCTAACCTCATTTTAATTTCCAGAAGTGAAAAGCCAGATATACTGGCTTTCAGGTCAGTACAAAGAATTGAAACACTTTGAAACATAATATTGCAGTGACACCAATGAAAAAGAGCTTGAAAGAGTTTAGAGGTTGAAAGAGCTTGCCTTCCATCTCACTTTAGCGTTTTCAGAATGCGACTTCTGTAGGGGgtggaactctctctctcacctgaggGCTCCTGGTAGTAGTGGGCAGAGGGGCTGACTGCCTGCACTGGTTGGCTGGGGGCCAGAGCTGGTCTTTGACTCGCAAGGAACATCCGGTTCTTGTTGAAGGGCTGTCTGCTGACAGCACCCACACCCAACTGTGGCCTCAGGACCCTGGGGGCCTGAAAGAGGCTGGTGGCGGCATCGGGTCCTAACTGGGAGGCCAAAGGGTCCCCACGCCCAGGACCTCCAAGGCTGGTGCCCCCTCTGGGCATCTGTGAGCATAAAAGCACATTGAAAGTCCAAGTTGTAAAGGGTGAAAATGTATAATAGATGACTCCCTGAGGAGGGAAGCACACTCAAAACTTAAAAAATTGAACACCTGACAAAATCATTTGCAGGCTAAGCATTACTCAGATAGCGTGAGTTCAGTGTAATCAAATGGAAAAGCAGCCAGCCATTATTTTCACTTTACATGAAAAAAAGCATCCAACCATTATTGCTCATATttatttctcctctctctcgctcaatctctctctcacacacacaaatatgcaatcaCACAAAATACACGGAAAGACAGtcacgcacactcgcacgcacacacacacacacacacacacacattagctcCAACCATCCCCTTACCTGGTACTTCTCAGCCAGCCCTCCACAGGTGCCATCTGATTTTCCGGTCATCTTATGTGGGACGGTATGGCTGGGTGGCTTTATGCCGGACGCCGCCAGgccagaggagaggaggcgcgCCCTCTGCATCTCCTGCCGATACTTATCATAGAGCAAGTTGGACGCACTGAGCACCGGCAGGGCCTTGGGGTCCCCGCCTGCTTTTGGGTCCTTAGTTGTTGGCGGGCTGGAGTAGGACAACCTGGGTGGAAGGGTGGAGGCTTCATAAGGGCTACCCGATGCTTGGGGTTTCACCTGAGGGCTCTTACGGATGTAGGTGATGATTTTGGGGCGCACGTTCTTGGGCTTCGGGGGACATTTGGGCGGGGAGGACTTCTCGCTGTTGCCCTCTTGCTCCGCCCTCTCCGCCGCCCTGGACAGATGCTGGAGGAGGGGCTTGGGGATCCCACTGCTTATGTATGTCTGTCCGGGGGCTCTCAGGTCACCCCCGTTTTCCTTCTGGGAGGTCCGTGCGCTGGCCGCCTTAGCCATGGCTGTCGGGGGCCTCTTCTGCGGAGACCCCGTTCTCTTGGGGGATACTGGGGTCGATGGGCGAGTGGGGCTGCCCCAGGGCTTTCTCGTCAGCTGGGCCTTCCTCTCCAGGCTGGAGGGGCTTGCAGACCGGTCTCGGTTGCGCTCCACGGAGCCCTGCTTTAGAAGTCCTTTCGACTCCGTGACCACCGCAGGGAAAGGTGTTGCCCCTGGGCCTGCGCTCGGTGGGAGGAGCTCAGGAGCCAGCACATTTTGGGAGGGCCTGCCGTACATCTTCTGACTTGCTTTGTAGGCAGCCTCCAGGGAGGGGCACGTCCAGCGCTGGGACTGGACCTCAGCTGCACGATGTGCTGTGGGTTGGCCCTGGCTGCTCTCGGCCTGCTGATCGTGGGGACACGCTCTGGCTCTGAAGTCCATCAGTGGCTCTGTGTGCACGCCATTCCCGTGCTCTTTTGCTTCCTTGGACCcgttctgctctctccctctcctcaggGCGACAGCCTGTTGGCAGCTGTGGCCCTCCCCTCTAGGATCCATGCTCTTCCCTTGATCTCTCCCCGAGCCGTTGGTCAGGATGCGGATGCCCCCTTGGGGCAGGCCCTTGTGACTTGCTCTCTGCTCTGGTTGTGCTTGCGGGTGGAGTTCCTGAGGCAGAGCGGTAGAGTTCTGGTTCAGGTCCACGCCCCTTCCGCTCTTCGCTGAGGTAGCTGAGGTGAGGTCTTCAGGAATGTTTCCATGAGGGTCGGAGGAAATCTGCCAGTAGTCGGCTTGCCCGGCATTGTCTAGGGCATTGCCTAAGCTGCCTCTGAGACTGGACACTGTGGAGAGGCAGGACACAAAGATGTTGTTTTCCGATCTGAACTGAGCCCTTGCCCTCTCATGGCCTCCCAGAGAATAGGAGACAGTGTCTTCTGGGCCCTGCCCCTCTCGCCTTGTGGTCCTCTCATCTCCAATGCTCTGGCCATTGTCTTTGTCTTCTGTCATCTTTGACAGAGTGGACATGCAGGAGGCAGGCCGAGTTTGGTCAAAGGGCAAGGGCGGAAGCCCTTTCCTCATTACCATgccaccctccctcccttgctTGTAGGCCTGCTGTTCCTCTGCAAGGTAGGCCTCCAGCTCCTGGCACTCCAGCAGCTCAAACTCCTCCAGGTCCAGGTCTTCACACGGGGAGTCCGTTCCCCATATTATCACCTTGTCCTGTTCCTCGCTC is from Anguilla anguilla isolate fAngAng1 chromosome 9, fAngAng1.pri, whole genome shotgun sequence and encodes:
- the mtus2a gene encoding microtubule-associated tumor suppressor candidate 2 isoform X1 encodes the protein MNLQGSLRGPLVPGLQAQREEMKNNNKHALFPPEGDANANEIRLEDGGLTGDPGALPPLVSQSEEQDKVIIWGTDSPCEDLDLEEFELLECQELEAYLAEEQQAYKQGREGGMVMRKGLPPLPFDQTRPASCMSTLSKMTEDKDNGQSIGDERTTRREGQGPEDTVSYSLGGHERARAQFRSENNIFVSCLSTVSSLRGSLGNALDNAGQADYWQISSDPHGNIPEDLTSATSAKSGRGVDLNQNSTALPQELHPQAQPEQRASHKGLPQGGIRILTNGSGRDQGKSMDPRGEGHSCQQAVALRRGREQNGSKEAKEHGNGVHTEPLMDFRARACPHDQQAESSQGQPTAHRAAEVQSQRWTCPSLEAAYKASQKMYGRPSQNVLAPELLPPSAGPGATPFPAVVTESKGLLKQGSVERNRDRSASPSSLERKAQLTRKPWGSPTRPSTPVSPKRTGSPQKRPPTAMAKAASARTSQKENGGDLRAPGQTYISSGIPKPLLQHLSRAAERAEQEGNSEKSSPPKCPPKPKNVRPKIITYIRKSPQVKPQASGSPYEASTLPPRLSYSSPPTTKDPKAGGDPKALPVLSASNLLYDKYRQEMQRARLLSSGLAASGIKPPSHTVPHKMTGKSDGTCGGLAEKYQMPRGGTSLGGPGRGDPLASQLGPDAATSLFQAPRVLRPQLGVGAVSRQPFNKNRMFLASQRPALAPSQPVQAVSPSAHYYQEPSGDQRKPAPALAPKSFLPKPGQSGLRPPGYSRLPAARLAAFGFVRSGSVSSVSSNQSSDSTRSDPCRPMYRPSSVSDDPPLHRVTTLSGGETPRAPSRSSPLPPNAPAPTRRSLMLPARGSPVASRKEIQKDVEVVRPVVSSPKKCAVVSPKPQSPVHARQKPAAGRGAGVAGGPQGAGGAERLAVQCLQDRCEQQAKQLLRLQAELRRAALGLEVFAVSTQHFSRKTEGSAMKERELSLELSKIRDEVAFSAARWERLQREKEELERSFERELQELQVQQEAELGALEEGLRARHRAESDRLQAEHQAEMDQLRSQQQEQIEEMTIGHEAAVEEMQNTHSVTMATLQEDHATTVQELRQAHKDQRKALEEDFEKLRLSLQDQVDTLTIQNRGLRDRADRFEEALRKSADEQIGDALAPYQHIQEDLKSLKEVLEMKNQQIHEQEKTISQLQKMQAQKNVFLEERVQVLQQQNEDLRARIDKNLSLTRQLSEENANLQEHVEKESSEKKRLSRNNEELLWRLQTGELSPRMSPCSSPLHRASPGPASPSRVQPFPQ
- the mtus2a gene encoding microtubule-associated tumor suppressor candidate 2 isoform X2; protein product: MNLQGSLRGPLVPGLQAQREEMKNNNKHALFPPEGDANANEIRLEDGGLTGDPGALPPLVSQSEEQDKVIIWGTDSPCEDLDLEEFELLECQELEAYLAEEQQAYKQGREGGMVMRKGLPPLPFDQTRPASCMSTLSKMTEDKDNGQSIGDERTTRREGQGPEDTVSYSLGGHERARAQFRSENNIFVSCLSTVSSLRGSLGNALDNAGQADYWQISSDPHGNIPEDLTSATSAKSGRGVDLNQNSTALPQELHPQAQPEQRASHKGLPQGGIRILTNGSGRDQGKSMDPRGEGHSCQQAVALRRGREQNGSKEAKEHGNGVHTEPLMDFRARACPHDQQAESSQGQPTAHRAAEVQSQRWTCPSLEAAYKASQKMYGRPSQNVLAPELLPPSAGPGATPFPAVVTESKGLLKQGSVERNRDRSASPSSLERKAQLTRKPWGSPTRPSTPVSPKRTGSPQKRPPTAMAKAASARTSQKENGGDLRAPGQTYISSGIPKPLLQHLSRAAERAEQEGNSEKSSPPKCPPKPKNVRPKIITYIRKSPQVKPQASGSPYEASTLPPRLSYSSPPTTKDPKAGGDPKALPVLSASNLLYDKYRQEMQRARLLSSGLAASGIKPPSHTVPHKMTGKSDGTCGGLAEKYQMPRGGTSLGGPGRGDPLASQLGPDAATSLFQAPRVLRPQLGVGAVSRQPFNKNRMFLASQRPALAPSQPVQAVSPSAHYYQEPSGDQRKPAPALAPKSFLPKPGQSGLRPPGYSRLPAARLAAFGFVRSGSVSSVSSNQSSDSTRSDPCRPMYRPSSVSDDPPLHRVTTLSGGETPRAPSRSSPLPPNAPAPTRRSLMLPARGSPVASRKEIQKDVEVVRPVVSSPKKCAVVSPKPQSPVHARQKPAAGRGAGVAGGPQGAGGAERLAVQCLQDRCEQQAKQLLRLQAELRRAALGLEVFAVSTQHFSRKTEGSAMKERELSLELSKIRDEVAFSAARWERLQREKEELERSFERELQELQVQQEAELGALEEGLRARHRAESDRLQAEHQAEMDQLRSQQQEQIEEMTIGHEAAVEEMQNTHSVTMATLQEDHATTVQELRQAHKDQRKALEEDFEKLRLSLQDQVDTLTIQNRGLRDRADRFEEALRKSADEQIGDALAPYQHIQEDLKSLKEVLEMKNQQIHEQEKTISQLQKMAQKNVFLEERVQVLQQQNEDLRARIDKNLSLTRQLSEENANLQEHVEKESSEKKRLSRNNEELLWRLQTGELSPRMSPCSSPLHRASPGPASPSRVQPFPQ